In Kitasatospora sp. NA04385, a single genomic region encodes these proteins:
- a CDS encoding carbohydrate ABC transporter permease: protein MTKPSAAKPFSAKRRDNRVLRQGANTAAVVLALLTVFPLYWMVLSALKPKGEITSAHPRPWTFAPTLENFRNALGVSGFGRYFLNSLAVAVVVVVVSAAIAFLAAVALSRFKFRFRTTILIMFLVAQMVPVEALTIPLFFLVRDIGSVAPGFGLSSLGSLMLVNLAFSLPFAVWMLRGFVAAVPESLEEAARIDGASRFTILWRILFPLVAPGLAATSVFSFITAWNDFVFAKTLILDTDHQTLPAALMVFFKPDENDWGGIMAASTLMTVPVLVFFVLVQRHMVSGLGGAVKD, encoded by the coding sequence ATGACGAAGCCGTCCGCGGCGAAGCCGTTCTCGGCCAAGCGCCGTGACAACCGGGTGCTGCGGCAGGGGGCGAACACCGCCGCCGTGGTGCTGGCCCTGCTGACGGTGTTCCCGCTGTACTGGATGGTGCTGTCGGCGCTGAAGCCGAAGGGCGAGATCACCTCGGCGCACCCGCGGCCGTGGACGTTCGCGCCGACGCTGGAGAACTTCCGCAACGCGCTGGGGGTGTCCGGCTTCGGCCGGTACTTCCTGAACAGCCTCGCGGTGGCGGTGGTCGTGGTGGTGGTGTCGGCCGCGATCGCCTTCCTGGCGGCGGTGGCGCTGTCCCGGTTCAAGTTCAGGTTCAGGACCACGATCCTGATCATGTTCCTGGTGGCGCAGATGGTGCCGGTGGAGGCGCTGACCATCCCGCTGTTCTTCCTGGTCCGGGACATCGGCTCGGTGGCGCCGGGCTTCGGCCTGTCCTCGCTGGGCTCGCTGATGCTGGTGAACCTGGCGTTCTCGCTGCCGTTCGCGGTGTGGATGCTGCGCGGGTTCGTCGCCGCGGTGCCGGAGTCGCTGGAGGAGGCGGCCCGGATCGACGGGGCGAGCCGGTTCACCATCCTGTGGCGGATCCTGTTCCCGCTGGTGGCCCCCGGCCTGGCGGCGACCAGCGTGTTCTCGTTCATCACGGCGTGGAACGACTTCGTGTTCGCGAAGACGCTGATCCTGGACACCGACCACCAGACGCTGCCGGCCGCGCTGATGGTGTTCTTCAAGCCGGACGAGAACGACTGGGGCGGCATCATGGCCGCCTCGACCCTGATGACGGTGCCGGTGCTGGTCTTCTTCGTGCTGGTCCAGCGGCACATGGTGTCGGGCCTGGGCGGCGCGGTGAAGGACTGA
- the aroA gene encoding 3-phosphoshikimate 1-carboxyvinyltransferase, with translation MALVEIPGSKSVTARALFLAAAADGVTTLARPLVSDDTEGFAEGLLALGYRVEREAREWRITGRPQGPGADGAAVFCRDGATTARFLPTLAAAGHGTFHFDASEQMRRRPLGPLTTALRDLGVDLEHHGAEGHHPLSVRAAGVEGGEVTLDAGLSSQYLTALLLLGPLTRTGLRIHVTDLVSAPYVEITLAMMRSFGVEVAREGNVFDVPAGGYTAAAYPIEPDASTASYFFAAAALTGREVTVPGLGRGALQGDLKFVEVLERLGAKVEIGADATTVTGGTLTGGTVNMRDISDTMPTLAAIAPFASGPIRIEDVYNTRIKECDRLDACAENLRRQGVDVATGRDWIEIRPGTPKPVEIETRGDHRIVMSFAVAGLRTPGTTFDDPGCVRKTFPGFHDAFAAWAARPES, from the coding sequence GTGGCGCTGGTCGAGATCCCCGGTTCGAAGTCGGTGACGGCGCGTGCGCTGTTCCTGGCCGCGGCGGCGGACGGGGTGACGACGCTGGCGCGGCCGCTGGTGTCGGACGACACCGAGGGTTTCGCCGAGGGGCTGCTCGCGCTCGGGTACCGGGTGGAGCGCGAGGCCCGGGAGTGGCGGATCACCGGGCGCCCGCAGGGGCCGGGGGCCGACGGCGCCGCGGTGTTCTGCCGGGACGGCGCCACCACGGCGCGCTTCCTGCCGACGCTGGCCGCCGCCGGGCACGGCACCTTCCACTTCGACGCGTCCGAGCAGATGCGCCGCCGCCCGCTCGGCCCGCTCACCACCGCGCTGCGCGACCTCGGCGTCGACCTGGAGCACCACGGCGCCGAGGGCCACCACCCGCTGAGCGTCCGCGCGGCGGGCGTCGAGGGCGGCGAGGTGACGCTCGACGCCGGGCTGTCCTCGCAGTACCTGACGGCGCTGCTGCTGCTCGGCCCGCTCACCCGCACCGGCCTGCGGATCCACGTCACCGACCTGGTCTCCGCGCCGTACGTCGAGATCACCCTGGCGATGATGCGCAGCTTCGGCGTCGAGGTGGCCCGCGAGGGGAACGTGTTCGACGTCCCGGCGGGCGGCTACACCGCCGCCGCGTACCCGATCGAGCCGGACGCCTCCACCGCCTCGTACTTCTTCGCCGCCGCCGCGCTGACCGGCCGCGAGGTGACCGTCCCCGGTCTGGGCCGCGGCGCGCTGCAGGGCGACCTGAAGTTCGTCGAGGTGCTGGAGCGGCTCGGCGCGAAGGTCGAGATCGGGGCCGACGCCACCACCGTCACCGGCGGCACGCTCACCGGCGGCACCGTCAACATGCGCGACATCTCCGACACCATGCCGACGCTGGCCGCCATCGCCCCGTTCGCCTCCGGCCCGATCCGGATCGAGGACGTCTACAACACCCGGATCAAGGAGTGCGACCGGCTCGACGCCTGCGCGGAGAACCTGCGCCGCCAGGGCGTCGACGTCGCCACCGGCCGGGACTGGATCGAGATCCGCCCCGGCACGCCGAAGCCGGTCGAGATCGAGACCCGCGGCGACCACCGGATCGTGATGTCCTTCGCGGTGGCCGGGCTGCGCACCCCGGGCACGACCTTCGACGACCCGGGCTGCGTCCGCAAGACCTTCCCCGGCTTCCACGACGCGTTCGCCGCCTGGGCGGCCCGGCCGGAGAGCTGA
- a CDS encoding ABC-F family ATP-binding cassette domain-containing protein codes for MAQPTTSILCTDLGFEWPDGRSVLSGFHLAVGPGRTGLVGLNGAGKSTLLRLIAGELAPAAGTVRVAGELAYLPQDLTVAADQRVDETLGIRARREALHAIESGDVDERHFTAVGDDWDVEERARATLDRLGLTGLDLDRTTGELSGGQAVLLHLAALLLRRPDVLLLDEPTNNLDVQARARLYDAVAAFPGVLLLVSHDRELLERVDQIADLRDGGVTWYGGNFSAYREALETEQEAAERVVRNAEADVKRQKRDLVEATQRLAKSAAYGKQRSVRRNDPKALADKLQGKGEETAGRLRGMHTERLNEAKERLAIAEEAVRDDAEIRIDLPRTAVPAGRTVLALEGVRLAHGGRGRIDLEVRGPERIALTGRNGSGKSTLLRTIAGELAPAEGMVTTPVQLRHLPQQLDVLDDTETVFRNVKAHAPAATDNEIRARLARFLFRGARADQPAGTLSGGERFRATLAALLLADPPPQLLLLDEPTNNLDLSSVRQLTQALAGYRGTLIVASHDLPFLREIGITRRLEWNGDDLHPADLH; via the coding sequence ATGGCGCAACCCACCACCTCGATCCTCTGCACCGACCTCGGCTTCGAGTGGCCCGACGGCCGCTCCGTGCTGAGCGGTTTCCACCTCGCCGTCGGCCCCGGCCGCACCGGGCTGGTCGGCCTCAACGGCGCCGGCAAGTCCACGCTGCTGCGGCTGATCGCCGGAGAGCTCGCCCCCGCCGCCGGCACCGTCCGCGTCGCGGGCGAACTCGCCTACCTGCCACAGGACCTGACGGTCGCCGCCGACCAGCGGGTGGACGAGACGCTCGGCATCCGGGCCCGGCGCGAGGCCCTGCACGCCATCGAGTCCGGAGACGTGGACGAGCGCCACTTCACCGCCGTCGGCGACGACTGGGACGTCGAGGAGCGCGCCCGCGCCACCCTCGACCGCCTCGGCCTCACCGGTCTCGACCTCGACCGCACCACCGGCGAGCTCTCCGGCGGCCAGGCCGTCCTGCTGCACCTCGCCGCCCTGCTGCTGCGCCGTCCCGACGTGCTGCTGCTCGACGAGCCCACCAACAACCTGGACGTCCAGGCCCGGGCCCGGCTGTACGACGCGGTGGCCGCCTTCCCCGGCGTGCTGCTGCTGGTCAGCCACGACCGCGAACTGCTGGAGCGGGTCGACCAGATCGCCGACCTGCGGGACGGCGGAGTCACCTGGTACGGCGGCAACTTCAGCGCCTACCGGGAGGCCCTGGAGACCGAGCAGGAGGCCGCCGAACGCGTCGTCCGCAACGCCGAGGCCGACGTCAAGCGCCAGAAGCGGGACTTGGTCGAGGCCACCCAGCGGCTCGCCAAGTCCGCCGCCTACGGCAAGCAGCGCTCGGTGCGCCGCAACGACCCCAAGGCGCTGGCCGACAAGCTCCAGGGCAAGGGCGAGGAGACCGCCGGCCGCCTGCGCGGCATGCACACCGAACGCCTCAACGAGGCCAAGGAGCGGCTGGCCATCGCCGAGGAGGCCGTCCGCGACGACGCCGAGATCCGGATCGACCTGCCCCGCACCGCCGTCCCCGCCGGGCGCACCGTCCTCGCCCTGGAGGGCGTCCGCCTCGCGCACGGCGGCCGCGGCCGGATCGACCTGGAGGTGCGCGGCCCCGAGCGGATCGCGCTGACCGGCCGCAACGGCTCCGGCAAGAGCACGCTGCTGCGCACCATCGCCGGTGAACTCGCCCCCGCCGAGGGCATGGTCACCACCCCGGTGCAACTGCGCCACCTCCCACAGCAGTTGGACGTCCTGGACGACACCGAAACGGTCTTCCGGAACGTCAAGGCGCACGCCCCCGCCGCCACCGACAACGAGATCCGGGCCCGGCTGGCCCGCTTCCTGTTCCGCGGTGCCCGCGCCGACCAGCCGGCCGGCACCCTCTCCGGCGGCGAGCGCTTCCGCGCGACGCTGGCCGCCCTCCTGCTCGCCGACCCGCCCCCGCAGCTCCTGCTGCTCGACGAACCCACCAACAACCTCGACCTGTCCAGCGTCCGCCAGCTCACCCAGGCCCTCGCCGGGTACCGCGGCACCCTGATCGTCGCCAGCCACGACCTCCCCTTCCTCCGCGAGATCGGCATCACCCGCCGACTGGAATGGAACGGAGACGACCTGCACCCGGCCGACCTGCACTGA
- a CDS encoding DUF4240 domain-containing protein: protein MDEDGFWQLLEECRPPGADPDAERLAAALEERLSAGPVAALAGFAERLSTALYRLDRRELGEGLGGDAFRYARAAVVADGRAAYRAVLADPRRFAPYAEEFVWAEPLLYVPDRAYRRLAGGEWPRATAHSYESYSNAGGWGR from the coding sequence GTGGACGAGGACGGGTTCTGGCAGCTGCTGGAGGAGTGCCGCCCGCCCGGGGCGGACCCGGACGCGGAGCGCCTGGCCGCCGCGCTGGAGGAGCGCCTGTCGGCCGGCCCGGTCGCGGCGCTGGCCGGGTTCGCCGAGCGGCTGTCCACCGCGCTGTACCGGCTGGACCGCCGCGAGCTGGGCGAGGGGCTGGGCGGCGACGCCTTCCGGTACGCCCGGGCGGCGGTGGTCGCCGACGGCCGCGCCGCGTACCGGGCGGTGCTGGCCGATCCGCGCCGCTTCGCGCCGTACGCCGAGGAGTTCGTCTGGGCCGAGCCGCTGCTGTACGTCCCGGACCGGGCGTACCGGCGGCTGGCCGGCGGGGAGTGGCCGCGCGCGACGGCGCACAGCTACGAGTCGTACTCCAACGCCGGGGGCTGGGGCCGGTAG